From the genome of Streptomyces sp. NBC_01341, one region includes:
- a CDS encoding TetR/AcrR family transcriptional regulator: MPPMKPTEQRLTPKGAATRSRIVEGAAAQIRAGGAAASTLDDIRARTSTSKSQIFHYFPGGKEELLLAVAAREAELVLEDQEPHLSDLGSWEAWQDWRDAVLRRYEQQGVTCPLGVLMTELGRTTPAAQVLTGRLIDQWQAALRRGVRRMQDCGEMDAGLDADRTAAALLAAVQGGVAILMSTGRVTHLEAALDTTLGLLRATAPGAGLRQE; encoded by the coding sequence ATGCCGCCCATGAAGCCCACCGAGCAGCGGCTCACCCCCAAGGGGGCAGCCACCCGCAGTCGTATCGTCGAGGGCGCCGCGGCGCAGATCCGGGCCGGGGGCGCCGCGGCGAGCACGCTGGACGACATCCGCGCGCGCACCTCGACCAGCAAGAGTCAGATCTTCCACTACTTCCCCGGTGGCAAGGAGGAGCTGCTGCTCGCGGTCGCCGCGCGTGAGGCCGAGCTGGTCCTGGAGGACCAGGAACCGCACCTCAGTGACCTGGGCAGCTGGGAGGCGTGGCAGGACTGGCGGGACGCCGTCCTCCGCCGTTACGAGCAGCAGGGCGTCACCTGTCCGCTGGGCGTGCTGATGACCGAACTGGGCCGCACCACCCCCGCCGCCCAGGTGCTCACCGGTCGGCTGATCGACCAGTGGCAGGCCGCTCTTCGCCGCGGTGTCCGGCGTATGCAGGACTGCGGTGAGATGGACGCGGGACTGGACGCCGATCGTACGGCGGCAGCCCTGCTCGCCGCCGTACAGGGAGGCGTGGCCATCCTGATGTCCACCGGCCGGGTCACGCACCTGGAGGCCGCGCTCGACACCACGCTCGGTCTGCTGCGGGCCACAGCCCCGGGGGCCGGCCTCCGCCAGGAGTGA
- a CDS encoding flavodoxin family protein, whose translation MATLLIVHHTPSPNCQALFEAVVAGATADDIEGVRVVRRAALSATASDVLAADGYLLGTPANLGYMSGALKHFFDQVYYPCLDATKGRPFGFWVHGGNDVTGAVRGIEAITTGLGWRRAAEGVTLTGEPGKADEEACWELGATVAAGLMA comes from the coding sequence GTGGCCACTCTGCTGATCGTGCATCACACCCCGTCGCCCAACTGCCAGGCGCTGTTCGAAGCCGTCGTCGCGGGGGCGACCGCGGACGACATCGAGGGTGTACGGGTCGTGCGCCGGGCGGCGCTCTCCGCCACGGCGTCCGACGTGCTCGCCGCCGACGGCTATCTGCTCGGAACACCCGCGAACCTCGGCTACATGTCCGGAGCCCTCAAGCACTTCTTCGACCAGGTCTACTACCCGTGCCTCGACGCCACGAAGGGCCGCCCCTTCGGCTTCTGGGTACACGGGGGCAACGACGTCACCGGCGCCGTCCGGGGCATCGAGGCGATCACCACCGGCCTCGGCTGGCGGCGTGCGGCGGAGGGCGTGACCCTCACGGGAGAGCCTGGCAAGGCCGACGAGGAAGCCTGCTGGGAGCTGGGCGCGACCGTGGCCGCCGGTCTCATGGCCTGA
- a CDS encoding enolase C-terminal domain-like protein: MNQPTVTRFAVYPVAGRDSMELNLSGAHGPYFTRNIVVLTDSDGRTGLGEVPGGEKITRTLRDAEPLVVGAKVGDYARVLREIGSRFADRDPGGRGAQTYDLRTTVHAVTAVEAALLDLLGQHLDVPVAALLGDGKQRDSVRVLGYLFYVGDPDRTDLEYVREPGSDTEWYRVRHEEALTPEAIVRQAEAAHDLYGFQDFKLKGGVLPGPEEIEAVRALKERFPAARITLDPNGAWSLREAVELCSPLGGTLAYAEDPCGAENGYSGREVLAEFRRATGLPTATNMIATDWRQLTHALALQSVSIPLADPHFWTMRGSVRVAQLCNAMGLTWGCHSNNHFDISLAMITHCGAAAPGEYNALDTHWIWQEGLERLTVTPPRIADGEIAVPDAPGLGVELDMDRLLAAHELYRKEALGARDDARAMRYLVPGWTFDAKRPCLVR, encoded by the coding sequence ATGAACCAGCCGACCGTCACCCGCTTCGCCGTCTACCCCGTCGCGGGCCGCGACAGCATGGAACTGAACCTCTCGGGCGCCCACGGCCCCTACTTCACCCGCAACATCGTCGTCCTGACGGACTCCGACGGCCGTACGGGACTGGGAGAGGTGCCCGGCGGGGAGAAGATCACCCGGACACTGCGGGACGCCGAACCGCTGGTCGTCGGCGCGAAGGTGGGCGACTACGCACGTGTACTCCGCGAGATCGGCAGCCGGTTCGCGGACCGCGATCCGGGCGGACGGGGCGCCCAGACCTACGACCTGCGGACCACCGTGCACGCCGTCACCGCCGTCGAGGCCGCACTGCTCGACCTGCTCGGACAGCACCTCGACGTGCCGGTTGCCGCACTTCTCGGCGACGGCAAGCAGCGCGACTCGGTACGGGTGCTGGGCTACCTCTTCTACGTCGGCGACCCCGACCGCACCGACCTGGAGTACGTCAGGGAGCCCGGATCCGACACCGAGTGGTACCGCGTCCGGCACGAGGAGGCGCTCACCCCGGAGGCGATCGTCCGCCAGGCCGAGGCGGCCCACGACCTCTACGGCTTCCAGGACTTCAAGCTCAAGGGCGGAGTCCTGCCGGGACCCGAGGAGATCGAGGCCGTCCGGGCGCTCAAGGAACGCTTCCCCGCGGCGCGGATCACCCTGGACCCGAACGGTGCGTGGTCACTGCGGGAAGCGGTCGAGCTGTGCTCCCCGCTCGGCGGCACCCTCGCGTACGCCGAAGACCCCTGCGGGGCCGAAAACGGCTACTCGGGGCGCGAGGTCCTCGCCGAGTTCCGCCGCGCCACGGGCCTTCCGACGGCGACCAACATGATCGCCACCGACTGGCGCCAGCTGACCCACGCCCTCGCGCTGCAGTCGGTGTCCATCCCGCTGGCCGACCCGCACTTCTGGACCATGCGGGGTTCGGTACGCGTGGCCCAGCTGTGCAATGCGATGGGACTGACCTGGGGTTGCCACTCCAACAACCACTTCGACATCTCGCTCGCCATGATCACGCACTGCGGTGCGGCGGCCCCGGGGGAGTACAACGCACTGGACACGCACTGGATCTGGCAGGAGGGCCTGGAACGTCTCACCGTCACGCCGCCCCGCATCGCCGACGGTGAGATCGCGGTGCCGGACGCCCCCGGCCTGGGCGTCGAGCTCGACATGGACCGCCTGCTCGCGGCCCACGAGCTCTACCGCAAGGAGGCGCTGGGCGCCCGGGACGACGCCCGGGCCATGCGCTACCTCGTGCCGGGCTGGACGTTCGACGCCAAACGCCCGTGCCTCGTGCGCTAG
- a CDS encoding cysteine desulfurase-like protein yields the protein MTSDITTGDALDVQAIRACFPALKAGTARFDAPGGTQTPQQVIDAISETLSRPLANRGGLTEGGRNAEAIVVGARRALADLLGAEPGAVVFGRSATQLVYDLARTLAKGWGPGDEVVVSRLDHDSNVRPWVQAAESAGATVRWADFDPATGELEAGHVEAVLSGRTRLVALTAASNLIGTCPDIPAVAELVHRTGALFHVDAVHYASHMSVDLDALGADTLVCSPYKFLGPHLGVLTGRPELLERLRPDKLLPSSDAVPERFELGTLPYELLAGATAAVDFLASLVSGEGSRREALRRAFTALASHEDRLRERIEGGLAELGGATVYSRAARRTPTTLFTIAGKTPAEVSRKLAECEVDAPAGSFYAVETSRRLGLGVDGGVRVGLAPYTSDDDVDRLLNALDLPRS from the coding sequence TTGACCAGCGACATCACCACCGGCGACGCCCTCGACGTGCAGGCGATCCGTGCCTGCTTCCCCGCGCTGAAGGCGGGGACCGCGCGGTTCGACGCCCCGGGCGGCACCCAGACGCCCCAGCAGGTGATCGACGCGATCTCCGAGACCCTGTCCCGTCCGCTCGCCAACCGGGGAGGTCTGACCGAGGGGGGCCGCAACGCCGAGGCGATCGTCGTCGGCGCCCGGCGGGCGCTGGCCGACCTGCTCGGTGCGGAGCCGGGCGCGGTGGTGTTCGGGCGCAGTGCCACGCAGCTCGTCTACGACCTGGCGCGCACCCTGGCCAAGGGCTGGGGGCCGGGCGACGAGGTCGTCGTGTCCCGGCTGGACCACGACTCGAACGTGCGGCCCTGGGTGCAGGCGGCCGAATCCGCCGGGGCGACGGTCCGGTGGGCCGACTTCGACCCCGCCACGGGTGAGCTGGAAGCCGGACACGTCGAAGCGGTGCTGTCGGGGCGCACCCGGCTCGTCGCCCTCACCGCCGCCTCCAACCTCATCGGCACCTGCCCCGACATCCCGGCCGTGGCGGAGCTGGTGCACCGGACGGGTGCGCTGTTCCACGTCGACGCCGTGCACTACGCCTCGCACATGTCGGTCGACCTGGACGCGCTGGGAGCGGACACCCTGGTCTGCTCGCCGTACAAGTTCCTCGGACCGCACCTCGGCGTGCTGACGGGGCGGCCCGAGCTGCTCGAGCGTCTGCGTCCGGACAAACTGCTGCCTTCCAGCGACGCCGTGCCCGAGCGTTTCGAGCTGGGGACGCTGCCCTACGAACTGCTGGCGGGCGCGACCGCGGCCGTGGACTTCCTCGCGAGCCTGGTCAGCGGCGAGGGAAGCCGACGGGAGGCCCTGCGTCGCGCGTTCACGGCGCTCGCCTCGCACGAGGACCGGCTGCGCGAGCGCATCGAGGGCGGCCTGGCGGAGCTGGGAGGTGCCACGGTGTACTCGCGAGCCGCGCGGCGCACCCCGACGACGCTGTTCACGATCGCGGGAAAGACCCCGGCGGAGGTGTCCCGGAAGCTTGCCGAGTGTGAGGTGGACGCGCCCGCGGGCTCGTTCTACGCGGTGGAGACGTCCCGGCGGCTCGGCCTGGGAGTGGACGGCGGCGTGCGGGTCGGCCTCGCGCCCTACACCAGCGACGACGACGTCGACCGGCTGCTGAACGCCCTCGACCTGCCTCGCTCCTGA
- a CDS encoding pectate lyase family protein: MRRPVALRLCAALATTALATATGVMVAMPSASAAVTGNATGYATRNGGTTGGAGGQTVRATTGTAIHQALCGRASSSTPITIEVEGTINHANTAKVSGDSCNTAAGVIELKQISNVTLVGVGNGAVFDQLGIHIRQSSNIIIQNVTVRNVKKSGSPTSNGGDAIGMESDVRNVWVDHTTLEASGGESEGYDGLFDMKDNTQYVTLSYSTLRNSGRGGLVGSSETELSNGFISYHHNLYENIDSRTPLLRGGIAHIYNNYYVKLNESGINSRAGARAKVDNNYFKDSKDVLGTFYTDAAGYWQVSGNTFDNVTWSAKGSENNPAGPDPKSNTTVSIPYAYSLDGASCVPDIVTQTAGANKGLKVSNGNCSAQTPSPTTPTPDPTTPEPTTPTPDPTQPSGTNLSIGAGSDGSSKADGTSYGNVRDGDLNTYWSPSGPTGSVSIKWGTATSVSRADIRQASGSAIGSWRLVNGDTGAVLTSGTGAGVITFPKTALKKITFEITGSTGTPRIAEFATYAG, encoded by the coding sequence ATGAGACGACCAGTCGCGCTGCGACTCTGTGCGGCGCTGGCCACGACTGCCCTGGCGACAGCGACCGGTGTGATGGTGGCGATGCCTTCGGCATCAGCCGCGGTGACCGGAAACGCCACCGGATACGCGACCCGGAACGGCGGGACGACCGGCGGTGCGGGCGGACAGACGGTGCGCGCCACCACGGGTACCGCCATCCACCAGGCCCTGTGCGGCAGGGCGAGCAGCAGCACCCCGATCACCATCGAGGTCGAGGGCACGATCAACCACGCCAACACCGCCAAGGTGTCGGGCGACAGTTGCAACACCGCCGCCGGTGTGATCGAACTCAAGCAGATCAGCAACGTCACGCTCGTCGGTGTCGGAAACGGCGCCGTGTTCGACCAACTGGGCATCCACATACGCCAGTCCAGCAACATCATCATCCAGAACGTGACCGTGAGGAACGTCAAGAAATCGGGTTCGCCGACCTCCAACGGCGGTGACGCCATCGGAATGGAGAGCGACGTCCGTAACGTCTGGGTCGACCACACCACACTGGAGGCGTCCGGCGGCGAGTCGGAGGGCTACGACGGCCTCTTCGACATGAAGGACAACACCCAGTACGTCACCCTCTCCTACAGCACGCTGCGCAACTCCGGCCGCGGCGGTCTCGTCGGATCCAGCGAGACCGAGCTCTCCAACGGCTTCATCTCCTACCACCACAACCTGTACGAGAACATCGACTCGCGGACCCCGCTGCTGCGCGGCGGTATCGCCCACATCTACAACAACTACTACGTGAAGCTCAACGAGTCCGGCATCAACTCCCGGGCCGGTGCCCGCGCCAAGGTGGACAACAACTACTTCAAGGACTCCAAGGACGTCCTGGGCACCTTCTACACCGACGCTGCCGGATACTGGCAGGTCAGCGGCAACACGTTCGACAACGTGACCTGGTCCGCCAAGGGTTCGGAGAACAACCCCGCAGGACCGGACCCGAAGTCGAACACCACCGTCAGCATCCCCTACGCCTACAGCCTCGACGGCGCGAGCTGCGTGCCGGACATCGTCACCCAGACGGCCGGCGCCAACAAGGGCCTCAAGGTGTCGAACGGCAACTGCTCCGCACAGACGCCGAGTCCGACCACCCCGACGCCCGACCCGACCACTCCGGAGCCCACCACTCCGACGCCCGACCCCACCCAGCCCAGCGGGACCAACCTCAGCATCGGCGCCGGCTCCGACGGCTCCAGCAAGGCCGACGGCACCAGCTACGGCAACGTGCGGGACGGCGACCTGAACACCTACTGGTCACCGTCCGGTCCGACCGGTTCGGTCTCGATCAAGTGGGGCACCGCCACCTCGGTGTCCAGGGCCGACATCCGCCAGGCCTCGGGCTCGGCCATCGGTTCCTGGAGGCTCGTCAACGGTGACACGGGCGCCGTCCTGACCTCCGGCACCGGAGCGGGCGTCATCACTTTCCCGAAGACCGCGCTGAAGAAGATCACGTTCGAGATCACCGGCTCCACGGGAACGCCGAGGATCGCGGAGTTCGCGACCTACGCCGGATAG
- a CDS encoding TetR/AcrR family transcriptional regulator, translated as MLRWPEAEGGGVRVREALSVEEGPAAEGADRPSLVQRRKAALRFEIAREAVRLFISQGVTATTGEQIAQAVGVSSRTLWRHFPTKESCVLPLLAAGLDSAVGQLRLWPADMSLLDFFADACGRGGPPPADPAVLDLIRMTSADPALRAVWLQAHDDALPVLAELLARRSGGSPDDLRVRVHAATLNGALRAAAEDFARRYADDPVAPDRAIARCLLDAVRAASEGLPY; from the coding sequence ATGCTGCGGTGGCCGGAGGCGGAGGGTGGTGGGGTGAGGGTGCGCGAGGCGCTGTCCGTGGAAGAGGGGCCGGCGGCGGAGGGCGCCGACAGGCCGTCGCTCGTCCAGCGGCGCAAGGCCGCACTCCGCTTCGAGATCGCCCGTGAGGCCGTCCGTCTCTTCATCTCCCAGGGGGTCACCGCGACCACGGGCGAGCAGATAGCGCAAGCCGTCGGGGTCTCCTCGCGCACGCTGTGGCGCCACTTCCCCACGAAGGAGAGCTGTGTCCTGCCGCTGCTCGCGGCCGGCCTCGACTCGGCCGTGGGTCAACTGCGCCTGTGGCCCGCGGACATGAGTCTTCTGGACTTCTTCGCGGATGCCTGTGGACGCGGCGGGCCGCCCCCGGCCGATCCCGCCGTCCTCGACCTGATCCGCATGACCTCCGCCGACCCGGCTCTGCGCGCTGTCTGGCTCCAGGCCCACGACGACGCCCTCCCCGTCCTCGCGGAACTCCTCGCCCGGCGTTCGGGCGGCAGCCCCGACGACCTGAGGGTGAGGGTGCACGCGGCGACCCTCAACGGCGCACTGCGCGCGGCTGCCGAGGACTTCGCCCGGCGATACGCGGACGACCCCGTGGCCCCGGACCGTGCGATCGCCCGATGTCTGCTCGACGCCGTACGCGCGGCGTCGGAGGGCCTGCCCTACTGA
- a CDS encoding lipase family protein, with the protein MSRKRTRSILPHSTRADRPAAPAGRAARLRLPAVALTGAVCVGLCSVPATAADTEPVVSRGVTIPAFYNPPAELPSANGALIRTEALPLGLSIPGLDGRPMPGTATRLMYRSTDSAGQPVAVTGAYIEPSAAWKGTGPRPLVAVASGTMGQGDQCAPSFALQHPLTLSGDTVSVGYEALAVYRILATGAAVVVTDYAGLGTTDRLHTYVNRLDEGHALLDAARAARSVPGASVTAGSRTGLYGYSQGGGASAAAAELQPSYAPDVLVAGTYAGAPPANLTSVMKGIDGSALAGALAWSINGFAQSDPDVRAVVEANISATGKAALKDASTMCVGDAIFGFGFTKSNKWTNDGRSIGDVIAAEPRALAALDRQRIGTLRPVGPVRVATGIQDDIVPHAQARQLAVDWCRKGGNVTYDAIALPNLGDKILTNHLVPLITDQGDAISWLTDRFAGKPASSNCWTMPIQP; encoded by the coding sequence GTGAGCCGCAAGAGAACCCGTTCGATCCTTCCCCACAGCACCCGCGCGGACCGTCCCGCCGCACCGGCCGGCCGCGCCGCGCGCCTGCGCCTGCCGGCCGTCGCCCTGACCGGCGCCGTCTGCGTCGGGCTGTGCTCGGTCCCGGCCACCGCTGCCGATACGGAGCCCGTCGTGTCCCGCGGCGTGACCATCCCGGCGTTCTACAACCCGCCGGCCGAACTGCCCTCCGCGAACGGTGCGCTGATCCGCACCGAGGCCCTGCCGCTCGGACTGAGCATCCCCGGGCTGGACGGCCGGCCGATGCCGGGCACCGCGACCCGCCTGATGTACAGGTCCACCGACTCGGCCGGACAGCCCGTGGCCGTGACCGGCGCCTACATCGAACCCTCTGCCGCCTGGAAGGGCACCGGACCGCGCCCTCTCGTGGCAGTGGCCTCGGGAACGATGGGCCAGGGGGACCAGTGCGCACCGTCGTTCGCGCTGCAGCATCCCCTGACCCTCAGCGGCGACACGGTGTCGGTGGGCTACGAGGCCCTGGCCGTCTACCGGATCCTGGCCACCGGGGCGGCGGTCGTCGTCACCGACTACGCCGGCCTCGGGACCACCGACCGGCTGCACACCTACGTCAACCGCCTCGACGAGGGGCACGCCCTGCTGGACGCCGCCCGAGCCGCCCGCTCCGTCCCCGGCGCCTCGGTCACGGCCGGCTCACGCACCGGTCTGTACGGCTACAGCCAGGGCGGCGGTGCCAGCGCGGCCGCTGCCGAGCTCCAGCCCTCCTACGCTCCCGACGTCCTGGTGGCCGGGACCTATGCCGGCGCACCGCCGGCGAACCTGACCTCGGTCATGAAGGGCATCGACGGCAGTGCGCTCGCCGGCGCGCTCGCCTGGTCGATCAACGGCTTCGCACAATCGGATCCCGACGTGCGGGCGGTCGTCGAGGCGAACATCAGCGCCACCGGCAAGGCGGCGCTGAAGGACGCGTCGACGATGTGCGTCGGCGACGCGATCTTCGGCTTCGGCTTCACCAAGAGCAACAAGTGGACCAACGACGGCCGTTCCATCGGGGACGTCATCGCCGCCGAGCCGCGCGCCCTGGCCGCCCTCGACAGGCAGCGCATCGGCACCCTCAGGCCGGTCGGCCCGGTACGGGTGGCCACCGGCATCCAGGACGACATCGTCCCCCACGCACAGGCCCGGCAACTGGCTGTGGACTGGTGCCGCAAGGGCGGCAACGTCACCTACGACGCCATCGCGCTGCCGAACCTCGGGGACAAGATCCTCACCAACCACCTGGTGCCCCTGATCACCGACCAGGGCGACGCGATCTCCTGGCTCACGGACCGTTTCGCGGGCAAGCCGGCATCCTCCAACTGCTGGACGATGCCGATCCAGCCCTGA